A part of Candidatus Moraniibacteriota bacterium genomic DNA contains:
- a CDS encoding LamG domain-containing protein: MLSDSNSLLRFRLKTGGTTTTLVATSGTLQTNVWTHVAAVYDGSTMTLYKDGLEVGSQAKTGTIDQNTANISIGANPEGSNSFDGTIDDVRIYNKALTQQEIQTDMNTPLTQGGSGTQVCNTVTTANFSDAAYNSYGAPFDAFQTSTNLMNALCTSADTHTITFTTGVTGDTARIVYTKGYWYDAIGSAWRQYTGTCTGALNGEWCQGSVSATITDANVSTSGTGSPTYLVGMTCSVQGGGWKCGCRDTTCANFSWQVQGAGM; this comes from the coding sequence ATGCTCTCCGATTCCAATAGTCTCCTCCGCTTCCGCCTCAAAACCGGTGGCACAACCACAACCCTCGTTGCAACGAGCGGCACTCTCCAAACAAATGTCTGGACTCATGTCGCCGCGGTCTATGACGGAAGCACGATGACACTCTACAAAGACGGACTCGAAGTCGGAAGCCAAGCCAAAACCGGCACCATCGATCAAAACACCGCCAACATTTCAATCGGAGCAAATCCCGAAGGCTCCAACTCCTTTGACGGTACGATAGACGATGTCCGCATCTACAACAAGGCGCTCACGCAACAAGAAATCCAAACCGATATGAATACCCCGCTCACCCAAGGAGGAAGCGGAACCCAAGTTTGCAACACCGTGACGACCGCGAACTTCTCCGATGCCGCTTACAACAGTTACGGCGCGCCTTTCGATGCGTTTCAAACGAGTACGAATCTGATGAATGCACTGTGCACCAGCGCCGACACGCATACCATCACGTTCACGACCGGAGTAACGGGAGACACCGCGAGAATCGTCTACACCAAAGGCTACTGGTACGATGCAATAGGAAGCGCCTGGCGACAATACACCGGCACCTGCACGGGAGCGCTCAATGGCGAGTGGTGCCAAGGCTCCGTCTCCGCGACGATCACGGATGCCAATGTCTCCACTTCCGGGACGGGCTCACCCACCTACCTGGTCGGGATGACCTGCAGTGTGCAGGGAGGTGGGTGGAAGTGTGGGTGTAGAGATACGACGTGCGCGAATTTCTCGTGGCAGGTGCAGGGGGCGGGGATGTAG
- a CDS encoding LamG domain-containing protein, which translates to MGDRKHRSLCPRLLRKRTIPLRRRSASGVLDFANGADFSLTGWFNRDTFTADHTIVAKKTDQATNAGYVVWIDASTDTVNFEISDGTYTYEADSTTTFTSTGWHHFTAVWDDSRGASVYIDGGLNGSTETSTSSIGDLSNANAFRIGAESDAGVPFDGKLDDIRVYGYALSADEVKKLYNTTSPAQPVDTSLVGHWTFDGPDIQGSTAIDRSSFGNNGTITGAVPVKGKLGQGMSFDGDGDYVYAGSGSSLANLSALTISFWMNLDSFGQNSQGNVINKGSDCCTPLEGFLVRVDGIYNFVVFGVDYDGATDLAMQSLDNSLTSSDFGIWNHIAVTWTGSSAATSVVIYKNGQNVTQSSGDNGIGSRRDDSGSGFHIGVDAGWPIARAFDGKLDDVRLYNRVLSATEVMNLYTLGR; encoded by the coding sequence TTGGGTGACCGGAAACATCGGTCCCTCTGCCCTCGACTTCTCCGGAAGCGGACAATACCTCTCCGTCGCCGATCCGCAAGCGGTGTCCTCGACTTTGCCAATGGAGCCGACTTCTCCCTCACAGGCTGGTTCAATCGAGACACTTTCACCGCCGACCACACCATCGTCGCCAAGAAAACCGACCAAGCTACCAATGCCGGCTATGTCGTCTGGATAGATGCCTCTACCGATACGGTCAACTTCGAAATTTCTGATGGTACCTATACCTACGAAGCAGACTCTACCACAACATTCACATCAACCGGTTGGCATCACTTCACTGCCGTCTGGGATGATAGTCGTGGTGCCTCTGTCTATATCGACGGAGGACTCAATGGAAGCACAGAAACCTCTACCAGTAGTATAGGAGACCTCTCGAACGCCAATGCCTTCCGTATCGGAGCCGAATCCGACGCCGGAGTTCCTTTTGATGGCAAGCTCGATGATATCCGCGTCTATGGCTACGCTCTCTCTGCTGACGAAGTAAAGAAGCTCTACAATACCACGAGCCCCGCCCAACCCGTCGACACCTCCTTGGTTGGGCACTGGACGTTTGATGGTCCGGATATTCAGGGGAGTACCGCAATAGACAGGAGTAGCTTCGGGAACAATGGGACGATAACGGGAGCGGTACCGGTGAAGGGGAAATTGGGCCAGGGGATGAGTTTTGATGGGGATGGGGATTATGTGTATGCCGGGTCGGGGTCGTCGCTTGCCAATTTGAGCGCTCTCACGATTTCATTTTGGATGAATTTGGATTCGTTTGGCCAGAATAGCCAGGGAAATGTTATCAACAAAGGTTCCGATTGTTGCACGCCTTTGGAAGGATTTCTCGTGAGAGTGGACGGAATATATAATTTTGTCGTATTTGGTGTTGATTATGATGGAGCGACAGATCTTGCAATGCAGTCCCTTGATAATTCTCTGACGAGTTCAGATTTCGGTATCTGGAATCATATCGCGGTGACATGGACCGGATCATCCGCAGCGACGAGCGTCGTCATATACAAGAACGGACAAAATGTCACTCAGTCATCCGGCGACAATGGCATCGGAAGTCGGAGAGACGATTCCGGATCGGGTTTCCATATTGGAGTTGATGCAGGATGGCCCATTGCGCGTGCTTTTGATGGGAAACTCGACGATGTCCGCCTCTACAATCGTGTCCTCTCGGCAACGGAAGTAATGAATCTCTATACTCTCGGGCGGTAG
- a CDS encoding fibronectin type III domain-containing protein, producing the protein MEYFEDSCHNPQEGYACTGEIAAWDGNANSMDAWQIYGNVFYKTGQDTYLNTDAVVMIGDTVGPGPVTNNSVAYDNTIAGIKVGYNSSIHLNGGTGNVCRNNLWYDTKTSGCSANTSSNNILATSNPFVNYPGGDLRLSGTTAAGYSLGSPYNADLLGSTRGADGTWDIGAYEYTSGSSTPDTTSPTSPTGLAANATSQSSITVSWTASTDPIVAGQTTSGISNYIVERCQGSGCSTFTQVGTPTTSPFVDSGLTPNTFYNYHVRATDAAGNLSGWSNVVGATTQAPDTQAPTAPSNLQTSVVSSSSINLAWTASTDNVAVTNYTVERCSGTSCTTFTQIATPTTNSYSDAGLTGTTTYRYRVLATDAANNTSPYSNIASATTPRHLPSPSISRRATTLPKAPAPRPKTSPVTITPVLSPIPPGRRAANTETLSTLTERAALSVLETGTFPEAPSP; encoded by the coding sequence ATGGAATATTTTGAGGATTCATGTCACAATCCGCAAGAGGGCTATGCTTGTACTGGTGAAATTGCTGCTTGGGATGGAAATGCCAACTCAATGGATGCGTGGCAAATCTATGGTAATGTCTTCTACAAGACAGGGCAAGACACTTATCTCAATACAGACGCTGTTGTGATGATTGGAGATACGGTTGGTCCTGGGCCGGTTACTAATAATTCCGTTGCATACGACAATACTATTGCAGGAATTAAGGTTGGTTATAATTCGAGCATCCACTTAAACGGTGGCACAGGCAATGTCTGTCGCAATAATCTCTGGTATGATACCAAGACCAGTGGTTGTTCCGCGAATACTTCTAGCAATAATATCCTAGCTACTAGCAATCCGTTTGTTAATTATCCGGGTGGCGATTTGCGATTGTCCGGTACCACGGCGGCGGGTTATTCTCTGGGTTCACCCTACAACGCGGATTTATTGGGCAGCACCCGCGGTGCCGACGGCACCTGGGACATCGGCGCCTACGAGTACACCTCCGGCTCTAGTACCCCCGACACCACTTCTCCCACGTCTCCCACCGGCCTCGCCGCAAACGCCACGAGCCAATCGAGCATCACCGTCTCCTGGACCGCCTCAACCGATCCGATAGTCGCGGGACAGACCACCTCAGGTATTTCCAATTACATCGTCGAGCGCTGCCAAGGCTCCGGTTGTTCCACCTTCACCCAAGTCGGCACTCCGACCACCTCTCCCTTCGTCGACTCCGGCCTCACGCCAAACACCTTTTACAACTATCACGTCCGCGCGACCGATGCCGCCGGGAATCTCTCCGGCTGGAGCAATGTGGTCGGCGCCACCACACAAGCTCCTGATACGCAAGCGCCCACAGCTCCGAGTAATCTCCAAACCTCCGTCGTCTCATCCTCCAGCATCAACCTCGCCTGGACGGCAAGCACAGACAATGTCGCCGTCACCAATTACACCGTCGAACGCTGCTCCGGAACTTCCTGCACCACCTTCACCCAAATCGCCACTCCAACGACCAACTCCTACTCCGACGCCGGTCTTACGGGAACGACGACCTACCGCTACCGAGTCCTCGCAACCGATGCCGCCAACAACACTTCCCCCTACTCAAATATTGCTTCCGCCACGACCCCGAGACACCTCCCGTCTCCCAGTATCTCCAGGCGGGCTACAACTTTGCCGAAGGCACCGGCACCACGACCCAAGACATCTCCGGTCACAATCACACCGGTACTCTCTCCAATACCACCTGGTCGACGAGCGGCAAATACGGAAACGCTCTCGACTTTAACGGAACGAGCAGCTCTGTCGGTATTGGAAACTGGAACATTCCCGGAAGCGCCATCACCCTAA